From the Clostridium putrefaciens genome, one window contains:
- the ftsY gene encoding signal recognition particle-docking protein FtsY: protein MFGGLFEKLKSGLSKTRDTLTDKVNDMLNLAVTIDEELYEELEEVLITSDIGVDTSIDIINRLKVKIREERINDPELIKPCLKQIIKELMVDEDPIDNKVFPKVILVIGVNGVGKTTSIGKLALNYKSNGKKVVLAAADTFRAAAIDQLEVWSSRANVDLIKHKEGSDPAAVVYDAIQASKARKADVLICDTAGRLHNKKNLMDELSKINRIIDREFSEAEKQTLLVLDGTTGQNAIIQAKQFMEASPLDGIILTKLDGTAKGGVVISIKRELKIPVKYIGVGEGIDDLQEFNAEAFAEALF, encoded by the coding sequence ATGTTTGGAGGTCTTTTTGAAAAATTAAAATCTGGATTAAGTAAAACTAGGGATACACTTACAGATAAAGTTAACGATATGTTAAATTTGGCTGTAACAATAGATGAAGAGTTATATGAGGAATTAGAAGAAGTTTTAATAACCTCAGATATAGGGGTAGATACTTCTATAGATATTATAAATAGGTTAAAGGTGAAAATTAGAGAAGAAAGAATTAATGATCCTGAGCTTATAAAACCTTGTTTAAAACAGATTATAAAGGAATTAATGGTGGATGAAGATCCTATAGATAACAAGGTATTTCCTAAAGTTATTTTAGTTATAGGTGTAAATGGTGTTGGAAAAACTACTTCTATTGGAAAGCTTGCTCTAAATTACAAAAGTAATGGGAAAAAGGTTGTTCTTGCTGCAGCTGACACCTTTAGGGCAGCGGCTATAGACCAATTAGAAGTTTGGAGTAGCAGAGCTAACGTAGACCTAATAAAACATAAAGAAGGATCTGACCCTGCGGCAGTAGTTTACGATGCTATTCAAGCATCAAAAGCTAGAAAAGCAGATGTATTAATTTGCGATACTGCAGGGAGGCTTCATAATAAGAAAAACTTGATGGATGAACTTTCTAAAATTAATAGAATAATAGATAGAGAGTTTAGTGAAGCAGAAAAACAAACATTGCTAGTGTTAGATGGAACCACAGGTCAAAATGCAATAATACAGGCAAAACAATTTATGGAGGCTAGTCCTTTGGACGGAATAATATTAACTAAGCTTGATGGAACCGCTAAAGGTGGCGTAGTGATATCTATAAAAAGGGAGCTTAAAATACCTGTTAAATATATAGG